The window ACTTCATGCTGACCTGGCCGCCGCGGTCGTACTCCGGCGCGAGGCACCCGAAAGCGCCCATCATCGGCGACGCCATCGGCATGTTGCCACCGCCGGACTGGCCGAGCTGCTGGAGGCCGAAGTCGGAGAGCTTGGGCGTGAAGCTGGCGTCGAGCAGGACTTGGGAGGCCTTGAAGTCGCCATACACCACCGGTGGGTCCGCTTTCTCGTGCAGGTACTCGAGCCCCTGAGCGGCGCCGTTGGCCACCTTCATCCTTGTCATCCAGTCCATAGGCTTCTTCTCCGGCGGCAAGTCTGTCGAATTGGTGGGGAAATTTGATCAGCAATTTAACCGATTGAGTTGACGGTTCACCGGCCGGACAATTTATCACGAGCGGGCGTAGAGTACCGTAGAGGTGGTCTTCCAAGGTGCCGCCGTCCATGTGCTCGTAGACGAGGAGCCGCTGGTCGCCGTCGGCGCAGTAGCCGATGATGTCGATGAGGTTCTCGTGGTGAAGCTTGCTGAGCTTGGAGACCTCGGTCAGGAACTCGATGTTGCCTTGGAAGCCATGCTTGTCCATCTGCTTGATGGCCACGGCCTGATCCACCAATCCAACGCACAAGCGAATCAGTATGCAAGCACATACATATCTATGGCGATCATATCATATGGTTCTTGTTTAGGGCAAGCATGCCTACGTAACGTACCTGCCCTTCCTTCTCTAGCTGGCCCTTGTACACCCTGAAGAAGCCTCCTTCTCCGACGAGGTTGTACGGCGTGAAGTGGTCGGTGGCAGCAGCGAGCTCCCGGAACGCGAACGCCTTCACCTCGATGGCCTGCCGCAGCGCGTCCTCCGGGTTGGCGTCGCTCTCTGCATTAATCGATTTCGTTCAGCACTGAATTAATTTGCAGGAGCGATGTGTCGCGAGGAAATCTAAATTAAGCAGAGGAGGCCAGGTCTGAGTCTGACGCACCGCCGGCCGGCTTGGTCGGCGTCACGCTCGCTGGAGCTGCCACGGCGACGGGCGCGGCTGCAGCCGGGGCGCGGTAGGGCGCGGGCGCGTGCACGGAGGGAGGCGGCGACatgggccccgccgccgcctgctcGTCGCCCCCTCCCTCGGcgttgccatccttcttcttccCGAAACACGGCAAGCAGCTCATCTTGCCGATCCGTCCACGCCCTGCTGCGACCTCGCGGGGGACAAGAACGCCAAGGTACACGCAGGGTCGACGACCGAggagtcgccgccgccgtcactgCGTGCCGGCGATCATCGAGCGTCAACTCAGCACCGCCGCGGCGCCTCGACCTCATGGAACGCCATCAGTTCCGCCGCGCCGCACCGTATGTATGTGCAATGCACGTACGTACGCGCGCGTGCGCAGGCAGGAGAGCACCCACCGGAGGACGGCCGGCTCGTGTGTGTCCCTCGATCCGTCAGATCGACGAGACGGGACGGTGGAGGAGGGCGCGTGATCGCCGGGGAGAATGAACGGATCAAAGAAGGGTGTGCGAGGGATCGACCGAGATCGATGGAGGAGACGATGTGGGTAGTGGTGGTGGGGCGATAC is drawn from Aegilops tauschii subsp. strangulata cultivar AL8/78 chromosome 1, Aet v6.0, whole genome shotgun sequence and contains these coding sequences:
- the LOC109762340 gene encoding probable serine/threonine-protein kinase PBL25, whose translation is MSCLPCFGKKKDGNAEGGGDEQAAAGPMSPPPSVHAPAPYRAPAAAAPVAVAAPASVTPTKPAGESDANPEDALRQAIEVKAFAFRELAAATDHFTPYNLVGEGGFFRVYKGQLEKEGQAVAIKQMDKHGFQGNIEFLTEVSKLSKLHHENLIDIIGYCADGDQRLLVYEHMDGGTLEDHLYDLPPEKKPMDWMTRMKVANGAAQGLEYLHEKADPPVVYGDFKASQVLLDASFTPKLSDFGLQQLGQSGGGNMPMASPMMGAFGCLAPEYDRGGQVSMKSDVYSFGVVLLQLISGRRTVDTSKPVEEQNVVTWAQPKFKDQKKYHELVDPLIKREYPAKALNQVVAMASMCLQEEDCVRPMMGDVVMTLGFLMMLPPDPPAPEPEPAPAPEPVPEPAAAPKKDDESRRSGSSSSSSDDDDGGDEDEEEEEEQQS